The proteins below are encoded in one region of Paeniglutamicibacter cryotolerans:
- a CDS encoding nucleoside hydrolase, which translates to MDIKDTRTIYLDCDTGIDDSLALAFLLAAPGTDLVGIGAVSGNVSAAQGAQNTLDLLELAGRGDIPVAIGAHDPLAGHFDGGVPHIHGDNGIGNIKLHPAQATTTGTSAAELLISLSHDHPGELSIVAIGPLTNIALALAIDPSLPTRIKDVTIMGGAALVAGNVSPVAEANIWNDPEAAALTLAARWDLTLVPLDVTLENILEEEQRVALEESPIPVVSSIGRILDFYFDFYVGLYGRRASAMHDPLAAAIATGAIIPTNAPRVAIEVDTTRGPGRGQTICDLRGQRMGPVDQPGAHCRVVLGTDIPLPPVLVEHLLAYKIPAER; encoded by the coding sequence ATGGACATCAAGGACACCCGCACCATCTACCTCGATTGCGACACCGGCATCGACGATTCGCTGGCATTGGCCTTCCTGTTGGCGGCGCCCGGCACCGATTTGGTCGGCATCGGTGCGGTCAGCGGAAACGTATCCGCCGCCCAGGGCGCACAAAACACCCTGGACTTGCTCGAGCTTGCCGGTCGAGGGGATATCCCGGTAGCCATCGGAGCCCATGATCCGCTGGCCGGCCACTTCGACGGCGGGGTCCCGCACATCCATGGCGACAACGGCATCGGCAACATCAAGCTTCACCCGGCGCAGGCAACAACCACCGGCACCAGCGCGGCCGAGCTGCTGATCTCGCTCTCCCATGACCACCCGGGAGAACTCTCCATCGTGGCCATCGGCCCGCTGACGAATATCGCCCTGGCCCTGGCCATCGATCCCTCTCTTCCCACGCGCATCAAGGACGTCACCATCATGGGCGGCGCCGCGCTAGTTGCCGGTAACGTCAGCCCCGTTGCCGAGGCGAACATCTGGAACGATCCCGAGGCTGCCGCCCTGACGCTTGCCGCCCGGTGGGACCTCACCCTGGTCCCTCTGGACGTCACGCTCGAGAACATCCTGGAGGAGGAGCAGCGGGTCGCGCTGGAGGAATCCCCAATCCCGGTGGTTTCCTCGATCGGAAGAATCCTGGACTTCTACTTCGATTTCTATGTTGGGCTCTACGGCCGCCGAGCATCAGCCATGCATGACCCGCTTGCCGCGGCCATCGCCACCGGTGCCATCATTCCAACCAACGCACCCCGGGTCGCCATCGAGGTCGACACGACCCGCGGGCCGGGCCGGGGCCAAACCATCTGCGACCTGCGTGGCCAACGCATGGGTCCGGTGGACCAGCCCGGGGCACACTGCCGCGTGGTCCTGGGCACCGACATCCCGCTGCCGCCGGTCCTTGTCGAACACCTGCTTGCCTACAAAATCCCGGCAGAACGCTAG